TAGTGGTAGAGATTCAGAGATTTAAGGAGGAATACAATCATGTCTAATATTTATGACTTGGCATACAGCCTTGAAAAAGCTTTGCGCGACAGCGAGGATTTCCAAACATTAAAACAATGCTATGCAGAAGTTAATGCTGATGCAGAAGCACAAAAAATGTTTGAAGAATTCCGCAATCTGCAAATGGGCCTTCAGCAAAAACAAATGACCGGCGAACAAGTAACACAAGAGGAAGTGGAAAAAGCTCAAGCCATGTTCCAAGCCGTTCAGCAAAATGAAATCATCAGCAAACTCATGGCAACTGAACAGCGCATGAGTCTAACCATTTCTGATCTGAATAAAATCATCACTAAACCGCTCGAAGAGATCTACGGACCAATGGTAGATAACGAGCAATAAATATATCATGTGAAAAGCCGTCTCCGGTGTGCATTTTGTGCAGGGAGACGGCTTTTTTTGTTGCACGGGGGGGGGGGGGAATTGAGCCAAACCATTGCATAATTGTGCCTAGTTCAGATTAAATGCGCCGAACTCAAAATAATTGAGCGAAAATAAGATCAGCTTGCACAATACGCAAGCTGTGTTTTCTTTATCTGTTCTACCTTCTTCGATAGGGGAATACATTTTGACAGAGAGAGTCTTTATTCGATAAATAGGGGGGATTGCCATGGTATACCGGATGCTGATTCTTGACATCGATGGGACCCTGTTGAGAAGCAATTTTCGTTTGGATAAGGAAACGAGGGAAGCGATAGATTATGTGAAGAAGAAGGGCGTTTATATCACACTGGCCTCAGGGAGGAATTTTCCATCTACAAAAAAGATCGCTAAGGCATTGAAACTTGATGGTTATTTAATCAGCCAAAACGGCGGGTATATCGCTTCTAGTGTGGATGAACCGTTTTTTGAATCACATATTTCAAAAGAAGACACGTATCGGATTGTCAATATTTTAGAGAATTACAATTGTCATATCCGGCTTGTGCATGAACGGTTCTCAGTCGGAAACCAGGTTCAGCAGAAAAACCAGCTCGTTGCGAAGGTAACATTGGGTGCAGGGGATCCGCTTTTCTACCCAGTAACGTTCACGGAGAACCTGAGCAGTAATGTACTGGAAAAAGAGATTACCCCGTCTAAGATTGACGTTCAGTTCTTTGAGGAAAGAGAGCGGAGGTCAGCGGAACAGCATTTGAGAACGCATTTTGCCAATTTTGAGTATACCTCCTCGACGAAGTGCAATTTCGAAATTACTTCCCCCAATGTCACGAAAGCCAATGCATTAAGACTGCTCGGCTTGAAGCTTGATGTGACCCCTGAGGAGATGGTGGCTGTCGGTGATTCTCATAATGACAGGGAAATGATTGAGATGGCAGGACTTGGAGTGGCCATGGGCAATGCTCCTGAAGATGTGAAACAGGCTGCAAATTGGATCACCAGGACGAACGATCAGCTCGGAGTGCCATATATGATAAAAGAAGTTTTCCGAAAGCAGCTGAGAGTGGGACTATATTAACGAAAAAGCTCCGAAAACGGGGCTTTTTCCTTTGGTTTTTAATGTAAAATATATTTCATTTTTATTACAAATTGAAAAACGACAAATTTTGAAAGGGTTTTCATAAAGTACTGTCGAATCATTTTGATGTAAGGAACAAGTATATGAGGAGGATTGTAATGGAAAAAACAGTTAACCTGAATTTGAAGCCAAAGGTGGCAGAATTCCTAAACGGCACGAAGAAACTTTTTATTAATGGTGAATGGGTAACCTCTAAATCAGGAAAAACGTTTGAAACACTTAATCCTTCAACAGGAGAGGTTTTGGCGCTTGTTGCAGAAGGCGGAAAAGAAGATATCGATCTTGCGGTTGATGCGGCGCGAAAAGCTTTTGATTCTGGATATTGGACTAAAATGAGCGCAGCGAAGCGCAGTTATTTAATCTATAAGCTTGCAGACTTGATGGAACAGAACAAAGAAGAGCTTGCACAGCTTGATACGCTGGATAACGGGAAACCGATCCGCGAAACGATGAATGCAGATGTTCCTCTGGCAATTGAGCATTTTCGC
This genomic stretch from Fictibacillus marinisediminis harbors:
- a CDS encoding Cof-type HAD-IIB family hydrolase, which encodes MVYRMLILDIDGTLLRSNFRLDKETREAIDYVKKKGVYITLASGRNFPSTKKIAKALKLDGYLISQNGGYIASSVDEPFFESHISKEDTYRIVNILENYNCHIRLVHERFSVGNQVQQKNQLVAKVTLGAGDPLFYPVTFTENLSSNVLEKEITPSKIDVQFFEERERRSAEQHLRTHFANFEYTSSTKCNFEITSPNVTKANALRLLGLKLDVTPEEMVAVGDSHNDREMIEMAGLGVAMGNAPEDVKQAANWITRTNDQLGVPYMIKEVFRKQLRVGLY
- a CDS encoding YlbF family regulator, translating into MMSNIYDLAYSLEKALRDSEDFQTLKQCYAEVNADAEAQKMFEEFRNLQMGLQQKQMTGEQVTQEEVEKAQAMFQAVQQNEIISKLMATEQRMSLTISDLNKIITKPLEEIYGPMVDNEQ